In Exiguobacterium acetylicum, the genomic stretch ACGTTTCTTGGGCACCTTGGCGGCGATGAGTACGCTTTGCTCGTACCGACGAGTTATAAACAAGACGTGACGACATGTGCTGAGGCGTTGCTCGACTTATCGGAAACACCAATCTCGATCGAACCATATGCCTTGTTCGCGCGGATCTCGGTCGGAGTCAGCCGGTATCCGGAAGACAGTACGGACGCTGTCGAATTATTGAAGCATTCCTATACCGCCTTACGTCGTTCACGTCGTGAAAATCACAGCACGATGCACCACTACGCATCGAATCTTGATATCGATTACTACCGACGCTATCGTCTTGAGCAAGACTTGCATTATGCAATCGAGCGCAATCAACTGTTCCTTGAATATCAGCCGAAAGTCGATAGCTGGACCGGAAAAATCGTCGGTCTCGAGGCATTGATTCGCTGGCAACACCCGGAATGGGGGCGGATTCCACCGAACGACTTCATTCCGCTTGCCGAAGAGAGTGCCTTACATGTCGCAATCGGCGACTGGGTCGTCGAGACAGCATGTCGTTCGATGCAACACTGGCAAACGACAGGCGCAGAGCTCGTTCCGATTTCCGTCAATGTCTCACCAAAACGATTCTTGATTCCTGGTTTTGAACATCATATCGAACGGATGCTGTCGACGTATCAGCTCGCACCTGAATTACTCGAACTCGAAATCACGGAAGCGGCCTTGATCATGGATGACCCGATGACGAGTCGGACACTTGAATACGTCAGTCGGATCGGCGTTCGAATCGCACTTGACGACTTCGGGAAAGGCTATTCCTCGATGGTCTATCTGCAACGGTATCCGATCAACGTCATCAAGATTGACCGACAGTTCGCGACCCACATCACCGATGACGCCAAAGCCCAAGCGATCGTCAAAAGTATTCTCTACATGGCAGGTGAGTTCAATCTAACGGTCGTCGCAGAAGGCATCGAGACACTTCGTCAGCTCGATACGTTCCGGACGCTCAATTGTCCGAGTATCCAAGGCTACCTGTTTAGTCGCCCGGTTCCAGCGGACGTCATGGAATCGTTCCTCTTGCGCGAGATCTTGTATCCGATCGAAGCCTGTTCCTTGTCGAGCGATACGGTTCCTCGCTTCTCTGTCTCAGGAAAGGTTCGCATGTTAACGCATCATGAACGACCATTCGAACTTCCTTTTTCGGACATCGAAGCCCATCAGACGAGCACACGGGCACTCTATTTTTCGACGAAGACACCGTTACCGTTGTCGGATGCGACGTTTGAGATTCGCTTGAGTGAAGGATTACAACTCGTCACGTGTACAGTGACGATCACCGGACAGGAAGATGAACAATATATCGGCGAATACACGAATCTGACAGAAGCGGAACAGATCATGCGCTTCTTCCAGTCGTTACGTTATCGCCCTTGACCTCTCACGAAGACGTTCACACACGTCTTCGTGCTTTTTTGTTATAGTAATCGTAAAGCGTTTTACTTCAGAAGGGAGGAATGGCATGCAGTCACCACTACCTACGAAACATCATCGCCGCTCTACGAAAGGTCAGCTCTTTCGACGATTATTGATGCTGACGATCGGTGCCATCATCTTCGCGCTTGGACTAAAAGGATTCCTTGTTCCAAATAACATCATAGATGGCGGCATCGTCGGAATCTCGATCATCGGCTCAAAAGTGACCGATACGACGCTCGCCTTATGGCTGTTCTTCTTGAACATCCCATTCATCTTCTTTGGCTACAAACAAATCGGAAAAACGTTCGCCCTGTCGACGTTATATGCGATCTTCGTCATGGCGATTGCAACAAAACTCCTCGAGCACATCGGTCCGCTGACGAGCGTGGATTTGCTCGCGACCGTCTTCGGTGGCTTGATTCTTGGAATCGGCGTTGGCATCGTCATTCGCTCGAGTGGATCACTCGACGGAACCGAGATTCTCGCTGTCTCCTTCAGCCGCTCGACGCCGTTTTCAGTCGGTGAGATCGTGATGTTCTTCAACGTCTTCATCCTCGGCGCCGCTGGTTTCGTCTTCGGTTGGGACCGGGCGATGTACTCGTTGATCACCTATTTCGTTGCCTTCAAGACGATTGACGTCGTCATCGATGGACTCGATCAGTCGAAGAGTGTCTGGATCATTTCGGAGAATTACGAAGAGATCGGTCTTGCAATCATGGATCGACTCGGTCGAAGCATGACGTACTTAAACGGAGAAGGTGCCTTCACCGGCGACGGTAAAAAAGTCATCTTTTGCGTCATCAGTCGCCTCGAGGAATCAAAACTCAAAGACATCGTCCGTGACTTCGATGAGCAAGCCTTCATTGCGATCGGCAACATCCATGATGTCCATGGCGGTCGCTTCAAGAAAAAAGATATCCATTAACCGAACGAAAGGAAGGAACACGGGTGTGGAAAAAACATCGTAAGAAAATCATCGGTGGCGTGGTCGTCATCGTGACGCTTGCTGTCATCGTCGTCATCGGAATTTCCGGTTATGTCGGCTCCTCGTTGACGCAACCGGAACGGGAAGCCTTGACGACGACACCAAAGAAAGCGGAAGGGCTCGACTATGAAGACGTCACCTTCCGCTCCTATAAAGACCGGACACGTTTGTCTGGCTGGTGGATGCCTAGCGAGGACGCAAAACTGACGGTCGTCTTCGCCCACGGTTACGGCAAGAACCGGGAACAAGAAGATGTTCCGGTCTTCCCGTTATTCAAGAAGTTCCACGACGCGGGCTATAACGTCCTGACGTTTGATTTCCGGGGATCCGGTGAATCGGACGGAAAACGCGTCACGGTCGGTGCAAAGGAACAAGATGATTTGCTGACGGCCGTCCGATATGCAAAATCGCGGTCTTCTAAACCAGTCGTCCTCTACGGTATCTCGATGGGCGCTGCAACATCACTCGTGACCGCTCCAAAGGCGGACGTCGTCGGTGTCATCGCCGACAGCCCGTTTAGCGATCTCGAGAACTATCTCGCAACGAACCTGCCTGTCTGGAGCGGATTACCGAACTTCCCTTTCACCCCGATCATTCTGGAGATCACGCCACCTCTGACGGGTCTCAATCCAGAACGGGTGAAACCGATTGAAGCGGTTCGACGGATTGAGTATCCGATCCTGTTGATCCACGGGAAGGACGACGATGCGATTCCAGTCACGGAAAGCATGAAGATTCAAAAGGCGGCGCCGCGCTCCGAGCTCTACGTGACGGAAAACGGTGGACACGTCCAGTCGTATGCGCACGACCGAAAAGCGTATGAAGAGAAAGTCATGACGTACTTGTCAGATCTGCATTGATGAGAGGAGATTGACATGCAACAGTTATCGTTGTTCCTGACCTTTTTCGTCGCACTGACAGTCATGACAATCGGACTGCTCGTCTCCCGCCGTGCCGGCTATCGTTTACCGTACGGACGAACGATTGTCTTGATTTGGACCGGCTCCGCCCTGATCGGACTAGCCCTTTACTTATTACGTTAAACGAACAGCCGCTCGCTTCCTTGATGGAAACGAGCGGCTGTTCGTTTGTGCTTATCGTTTTAGTACGGCAGCGCCGACGATCTTCAAGACTTCCGGACGACTTAGTTTTTCTTTCCCTTTTGCAAGGGCATCGAGCGTTCCATGTGCGAGTGCAAGTGGAATGTGACAGAATTCATAAATCGTCGTATCCTTCGGAATGGACGCAAGGTAGGCATCGGCTTCTGCGAGATTCTCACGCGCATAAGCAAACATCGTATCCGTCGTCCAACCAGGTGGGAAGTAACCGACACCACGCTCCGCATCCTCCTGTTGGTTCCGCAGGATGTTGACGGCTTGTAAACCACGACCAAATCCGATCGCTTGCTGTTTATCAGTGACGATACCAGCCTTCCAGTACCAGATGTCGGATAACATGACACCGACGAGTCCGGCGACATAATACGTATACTCGTCAAGATCTGCTTCCGTCTCGACCGTCCAGTCACGCTCTGCCCAGACCGCCATCCCTTCTGCCATCTCCGCCGTCGAATCGAGGACCTTCGGACGAATCGCGGCCGGACAATAGGCGATCCACTCCGGTAGACGGAGTGTTACTTCCGGTAGATGCGCCGTGTAGGGCGCAATCAACTCGAGATAGGTCGTAGCGGAGAACGTGCCCCGCATCAATAACGCTGTCTCGCGAAGTAACATCGTCTTGACGTCCGTCGCCAAGTCCTCATGGTCTTCAATCTCATCGATGGCACGCATGCATAGATAAGCAGCACCGACCGCTTCCTGTAAGTCTTGCGATAGTCGACTAATCGGGATATAGAAGGTGCGACTCGTCGCTTTTAATACACGGTTCGCGTCTTTTTTCAGCTGCTTCGTCTCATTCATTCCTGACAACTCCCTCTTTGGCTCAAAAGGTTTCTTTTCTCTTCATTACTATACACGATTCAACGCGTTTCAGCATTTGTTTCATGATAAGAAAGACTCCCTTTGCAGCACATTCGGGCAAAGGGAGTCTTTTCGTCCTCGTTTGAAGCGCATCGTTCATTAAAAAGATACGTTCCGATGACATTCAAATGGAATCATTTTTCCTGTTGTTTCAAGAGTTGTCCAATCAATCCAGTACTACGGGACGCTTCCGTGTTCTCTTCTTGGATCGACAAGTAGACTTCCTTCCGGTGGATATCAACTTGCCGTGGCGCCTTGATACCAATCTTGATTTGATCACCTTCGATTGCAAGAATCGTCAGTTCGATGTCATCCCCGATTTGAATCGCTTCTCCCGTCTTTCGTTTCAGTACGAGCATCAGCGACCACCTACTTCCGTCAGACTACCGATCAGATGACGATTCGTGTATGTATCGTCCAGGATGATTTGTTTCGCGAGCCGTTGTTTCGTCTCCATGACGAAAGGTGCTCGTAAGTTCGTCGTCGACGTCGTGAACGGATCTCGTAATGTGACCGTCGTGTAGACAGCGACTTGCGCCGTATCCTCGATTCCGAGTTGCTCTTTTGCTGCCTCCGGTAACTCGAAGACATATTCCGGATCAATCCAGAACGGGTTCGTCACGACGAAGGCACACTCCGGCTGATCAATCGATTGAAACGACCAGAACGGAACGCCTTCTCCGAACGGGAGCAAGATGAAGCGTTTTGCTTCCGGAAAACCTGGTAATTCAGACGCGAAGGTGATGATTTCCGTCTCGTCAATCGTAATGGTTCCAAAAAAATCCGTTTCGATCTGCATGTCGTTATCCTTCCCCATCGAATATGCCGCCAACCGGCCACATATTCAGTTGATTTTGTTCTTGTAGATAAATCTCGACCTGACCTTCTTTTACGGTCAATTCCGGTCGATGCGTTTCGACATCGATCTTCGGACGATTCGCGGTATAACTTAACCGTACCTCAGCCGGTGTATAAGTCGTCTTGACTCGATCGAGGCTCCGCGGAATGAATCCGAGGGTCGTCACTTCAGCAGGAGGTGTATCATTGGCTTTCGCAATTCGTGCAACAGTTCCCCCGCCCTGCTCGATCCGCATCAGTTGATCGCCTTCGGAAGCTCCTTTTGCGACAGCTTCCTGTCCTTTTTGTCGTCCATAAGTAGCATACTGTCGAACGGACTCAAGCGCAGGAACGCGCCCCATCTCGATCCAAGCTTGTGTCGAATCGATCTCAAGACGCGCTGCGACCGTTTCAATCGATAATTCCCCACGTGGTTGTTCGATCGACAGGGAGGCAGGTGTCTGCTTCTGCTCGATTTGCGGACGCGTGATGTTCATCCCGATTCGTGCCGCCGTCTGACGCATTTCAAGATGCGGAAGATCCATCTGCCTTCACCCCTTATCGTAGGAAATCGAGTAATGTCGGCTGAATGATTCGTGCCCCGGCGCTGAGTGCTGCGCGGTGTAACGTCTCGTATGACTTCAGCTCCATGATGACTTTTTCCGCCTCGATGTCTTCGTTATCCGACATGACCGTCTTCGCGATGATTTCTTGGTCCTCAAGCCGTGACGTGTTCAAATCCATCCGGTTGACCCGTGCCCCGAGATCAGCACGTGTCTCGACCGTTCCATTGACCATCTCATCGATATCTTTCAACATCCCGGATAAGGTAGCCCCGTTGTTATCAGCATTCGTACCGAGTGCATCATAGACTTTTTTCAACGTTTGGAACGTTTCCGGTCCGAAGACGCTGAGTGGTGAAATGTTGACTTGGACTTCGATTCCAGAAGAGACTTCATATTTGATGGATTCCGTCTCCTTGTCCGTCGGATCCCCATCCGTGAAGACACCATCGACCGGTCCCGTTGTACTTGCCAAATAATCACGCAATCCGTCCATCGAGACGAACTCCGTATCCGTCTTCGTCCCGTTGAAAATCCCTTTTTCGTTGTATTTCGTGTTTGCGAGCGTCCCGATATGTTCAATCAATTGACCGACCTCGCTCTGGATCGCTTTACGTTGTGTCGCATCATACGTATCCGTCGCTGCTTGCGTCGTCAACTCACGAATCCGACTCATCGCTGACGTGACTTCGTTAAGGGCCGAATCCGTCAAGTCCATCCAGCCAGTTGCTTCACTGGCATTTTTCTTGAACTGTTCGACTTCTCGTACTTCCGTCCGGTAACGTACGCCTTGCATCGCAACGACTGGATCTTCGGACGGACGCTGAATCTTCTTCCCACTGATCAATTGTTCCTGAAGCGTGCTCAAGCGCTGATAGCTTGAGGATAAGTGCCCGATATTCGTTTTCGTCAACATCGTTTGTGTTACTCTCATCTATTCATCACCGTCCTACGAGTCCCATACCGTTGATGATTTTATCAAGCATCTCATCGACGGTCGTAATATTTCGTGCTGCTGCATTATAAGCGTGTTGATACTGAATCATCATCGTCATCTCTTCATCGATCGAGACGGCAGACATCGACATGCGGCGCTGATCCGCACTTTCCATCAAGACAGCAGCACTCTTACCAAGGCGTCCGACCTGATCGGTCGAGACCGCCATATCGCCGATGACGTTTTGATAGAACGAGCCGATCGTCGTCGTCGTTTTCGACTCCGTGAATTCGATGCTCGCTGTCTTCATCTTCGCCAGTTTCAATGCCCCTTGACTATCCCCGATGTTGCCGTCCGTCGACGTCGCGATGTTATCAAGACTCGCCTTGATGTCCGAACCGACGGAGATCGTTGCTGCCGTGATGTCACCGCTTGTTGATGCGAAGAAGGCGTTTGATCCCGCTGTACCATCTTTCTTCAAGTTCGTCGCATGCGCAGCGTTAAAAGCATTCGCGAATGTCTTTGCCATCTCATTGAGTTGACTTTCCATCTTGACGTATTCCCCGACGGCTTTTCCGTCTCGCTCTTGCCCGTACATCTCGATTAGTCCTGATAAACGTCCTGTTGAGAATCCACCGAGCTGATCAAACGTATAGGTTTGTGTCTCAGACTTAAAGCCGGTGTACAGTCCCTGGTCGTTCGTCGTGAACGTCAGTGTCCCCGCTTTCGGTAAATCGGAGTCGACCGCAAGCAACTTATCCCCGTTCGGAAACTTGATGTTGACGTCGATGCGCCCTTCCGCATTGCGCAACGCATTCCCCATCTGTCCTGTTTCGATCGCCTGAGCATCTACTGTCACTTTTTCGAAATCGACATATTGAGCAAGCTCATCAAAGTAACGATCTCGTTCATCGTAAAGCGCGTTCGGCAAAGCACCAAGCGGTTCGACGACATGGATTTCCGTATTGATGTTATGGATTTTTTGTAAGAGGTCGTTGACTTTTTTCGTCGAGACCTCGATTTCACTTTTTAAGTCTGTTTTGACTTGATTGATCGCTTTTGCCATGTAATTGAAGGTCTGCGTGAGAGTCTCCGCCTTTTGTCGGACGACACTGCGTGCACCTGAATCTTGCGGATTCGTCGACAAGGTCTGGAGTGATTCCCAGAATCCATCGAATGCTTTTGCAAGACCGGTGTCAGACGGTTCGTTGATGATATCTTCCATCCGCCCGAATGCCGCTTGTTTCGTACCGTAATAAGAGACCTTCGTCACTTCATCCCGGTACTGCTTATCGAGCATGACGTCCCGAATTCGCTCGAGCATTTCTCCGCGGACCCCAGTTCCGACTTGTCCATTTCGTCCAGATCCAAGTGAAATCGAAAGTTGTTCCGTCGTTCCCATGACGAGACGCTGGCGAGAGAATCCTTCCGTTCCGGCGTTCGCAATATTATTTCCAGTCGATTGCAGAGCCCACTGGTTCGTCGTTAATGCCCGACGCCCTGTCTCAAGCCCCATGAAAGTCGATCCCATCCGTATTCCTCCTTACGCGTTTCGATTGAAGTGTGTCTGGTTCAGTGCGGATTGTCCATACGTGAAATCATCCGCTTCTGGAATCAAGAGTTGGAGATGCCAATCCAAATAATGCAGGGATTGCTCCAGCAACTCCGCGTTCAGTGTGTTCAACTGTCGCAGCTGACCGATCGTCTGCAACAACGTTCGGAGTGAGTCGACATCTTCCGGATGCGTCGCGATCCATTCCGTCATCGTCACACTCCCCATCAGTGCGAGCCGTTCTTGTTCTAGTGCTTCGATCCGCTTGATATGTACCGGTTCTTCTTTGACGATTTCAGATAAACGACGCATGTCATTTGCAATCAAGACCTGCTTCTTTTCTTCTGCGAGCGCAAGTAAATGAGCATGCGCCTCGTTGAGTTGATTGATGAGTTGCATTCGGTTTCTCCTTCCGAATTGAAAAGGTTCCATTCATATAAAAAACGACCCGCGCATCCGTGCCCCGAGTCGCCTCCATTGTCTACGATGTCCAACTTACAGGTTCAAGAAACGTTCCGCGATTTTTTTCGCATCCGGTTTATAGGTTCCATCCTGGATCGCCTGTTTGAGGGATTCAATCTTTTCAGTCCGTGACGACTGTGTCTCGTTGAAACGCGCACGCGCTTCTGTAGAGATACTGACTTCGTCCGGACGATTCGTACGTTGGTTTTTTGTTCCTTCTACTGATTGAGTTCTTTCGTACGTTTTGGGCATGTTCACCCATTTCGTAGAATCAATTCGCATGTGAACACCTGCTTTCTAGACTACAAGATTCTTAGTTCAAGTCCGATACGTCCTTGGTTTCGAAGAGTCAGAAGAGTCAAGCATCGCCTGGGCGAGGTCACGTCGTAAACGATCACGACATGCGGCACAAATCGTGCCTTCACGGGAGGGCTTCCCGCAACTCTCACACATGATTTCCATTTGGGAAATCTCGGAGATCAATAAGCGCCCTTCCTTGATGTAACGGAAGACGGTATCTCGACTAACACCCGTTCCGATCTCGACATCTTTAGGTGAAGTCCGGATTTTTCGTCGTTCTCGCAGAAATTCGCGTACCTTCTCAAAATCCGTATGATCCTTTCGTATGCAATCAATACACAGTTCTGAAGATTGACGCACGACTAACTTCCCGCAAGATTTACAATTGATGACATCCATTTCCTTCACCTCACATAGAGTATCGGCAGGAATGTTGCTTTCTTAAACACTTCGAAATAAAGTTACAGCAGAAATTTCTTTCGCTCCCGCTTCCTTGAGTCGAAACATCGCTTGGCGAAGCGTCGTACCTGTCGTATAGACATCATCGACAAGTACGATGTTCTTCCCCTTGACGTCACTCGTTATGCAAAACGGATTACTACGCGCAAGTCGCGCTTGTCGCCCTGCCTTACTTTGTTCTGGACCATCGAAACGACTTAAACACGGAGCGATCTTTCCACGCATCCGACGCGCGATCAGCTCCGCTTGATTGAAACGACGGTCTGAGAGACGTTCCGCGCTTAACGGAATTGGCACAAGAACTGCTTGCTTGATTTTTACCTTCTTCAAGTCATCGGTAAACATCTCAAGCAACGCACTATCACCGAGAAACTTGAAGCGATGCATGAACTCCTTCGCTGCATCATTGTATAGATAAAGAGGTGCTGTTTGGAGCGTCAGCCCTTGCCTTCGCCATTCTGCGCAGTCTGAACAGCACACTGGACCCGGCTTTCCACAATCGACGCATTCCCCTCTTTTTACAAACTTTATTTTACAGGTCGGACAGGTCACTTGCCTAGTCCAGAGATTTCCGAGTTCCCAACTAGGTAAATAGACCTCTTGACAGAATAGACATCGATTCATGGTCGGACAGCATTTGCTTTCTTGATGTGATGGATCGCTTCGTACATCGCATCACTCCGGTCATTGGCGCAAAATAAAATGTCACCATCCGGGTATGCCGATGATCGTCCGACTCGTCCGCTGATTTGAATCAGGGCTGCCGTACTGAATCCTTGATCCGCATTCAGAATCGCGACTTGAACGTTTTCGATCGTCACCCCCCGCTCAAGAATCGTCGTCGTCAGTAAGATTCCTGTCGACTGTCGAAAACGCTGGACCTTCTCGACTCGTTCCGAGTCTGCAGCATGGACAGTCTCGACGTCATAGCCCGCTGTCGCGAATCGGTTTTGCCATCGCTCGAGCTCCGCGATTCGTGAGACGAAGACGAGCCGGGGTACAGTGCTATGACGCGCCAACCAATCGAACACGATCTGTTCGCTATACGGTACGACGAGCTTTGGAACTGGTAACGGATAGCCATGATAGCGTCGCATCAGCCGAACCGTCGGAAATCGTCGATGCCAAAACGAAGGGGTGGCGCTCAATAAAATCAGTGCAGCATCTTTCGTCATCGCGTGCTTGACGTATCGATGTAACGTCCGGTCGAGTCGGTACGGAAACGCATCGACCTCATCCAAAATGACGACGTCGAAACAATTCCGGTAATGAATCAATTGATGTGTCGTACTGACCGTGATGTCCCCCAGCTCAAGACGGTCCGACGAACCACCATACAAGGAGACGATGGAAGCGTCAGCGAATGCCCGCTTCAAATGTCTCGTCAATTCCCGGACGACGTCTGCCCGTGGTGCTGCGACAAGGACACGGCGTCCGCTGGCGAGAGCGTCTGCAATCCCCGGGAAAAGCATCGGTGTCTTTCCGGCACCACATACGGCATGGACGAAAAGCCGTTTATTAGTTGGAACCGTTCGTTGGATCGCTTGAGCAACGCGTAGTTGTCCCGGCGTCAACGTCAATGGTCCATGTTGTGCCGGTGTCACCGGATCAAGCGCCCGCTGATCCGTCACGAGTCGCCCACAGCTTCGCAGTTTGCCGTAAGCAAGACATTTCCGACAATAATAACAGGCTTTACCACATGTACAGTCTCCTCGCACTGGAAGCGCACCACATCGTTGGCAACGCCATGTCACGGCTGGTCTGAATCGGTATGTCACTTGTGGTGTGTCGATCCATTCAACAGGTACGAGTCGTCCTCGAAGATCCATCGTCATCTCTCCTTTTCTGTTTCGTCTCTTTCTCGCGGACGTCCGTCATCTCCTTGTGAGCGTTCCACTACTCAACTTGAGCTTTTGACTCGCAGAATTCGAGGTAACGTCATACGGTACGGTTTCAACAGGCGTTTCCATATAGTCATCCATCACTTTTGATGATTTTGACAAAACAAAAACAGCAGGTATCCTCATGAAGAGAATTCCTACTGCTTCTGCTTATCTTATTCTGCTGCGTGATACCATGTGACACCGATTGCCCCTGGTCCGAGGTGTGTACCGATGACGGGTCCAAAGACACTCATCTCGATGCGTGCCTGCGGGAAAAGTGCCTTCAGTTCAGCAATCTCTGCTTCTGCTTTCGCAGAATCCTCGGCATGGATGACACCGATGACATAACCGGTACCGTCACCGCGAATATCTTCCTTCATCATTTCCTCAATCCGATTGACTGCCCGCTTAAACGTTCGAATCTTTTCAAACGGAACGATTTTTCCATCAACGAAATGAAGGACCGGCTTGATTTTCAGGAACGAACCGACGAATGCTTGCGCGACACTTAAACGTCCTCCACGCTGGAGGTGTTCGAGATCGTCGACGACGAAATAAGCACGAATCTGTTCCTTTAACGTCTCAAGACGCTGGACGATCGTCTCTGCCGTCGCTCCTGCATCTCGCAAACGAACGGCTTCTTGGACGAGAAACGCTTGCGGCATACAGGAAATACGTGAATCGACTGGATGGACGTTGACATGATCCACCATCATGTTGATCGTATGTAACGCTTGGTACGTTCCGCTGATCCCACTTGATAGTGTAATACCAATGATATCCGTTCCTTCTGGCAACTGCTCGAACGACGACACGAGATCACCGATGTTCGGTTGTGAGGTCGTTGGGAGACTGCCCGTCTGGATGCGTTCATAAAATTCCGCTACCGAGATATCAAACCCTTCCCGGTAGGCGTCACCGTCGAAGATGACACTAAGTGGTGCGACGTGCACTTGATGTTCTTCACAATAGGTAGTTGGCAGATAGGCTGTGCTATCCGTTAAGATCACAATCTGGCTCATCCGTGAATTTCCTCGCTTTTATAGTTCCGTCGTGACGCTGCCAAATGTGACACGCCACAATCGCTTTTAAGTGTAGCATTTTTTACTGGATAAAAAAAGAAAGACGGAAGCGGGAGCTCCTGTCTTTCGAGATATTAAACGACGACCCATCCACGACGGATGGACTCGACGACAGCACCGGTCCGGTCCGGCACATTCATCTTCCGGAGGATCGATGAAACGTGGTTTTTGACCGTCTTTTCACTGATGTATAACGTATCGCTGATCGCACGGTTCGAGAAACCGTCCGCTAACAATTGCA encodes the following:
- a CDS encoding helicase-related protein; its protein translation is MDLRGRLVPVEWIDTPQVTYRFRPAVTWRCQRCGALPVRGDCTCGKACYYCRKCLAYGKLRSCGRLVTDQRALDPVTPAQHGPLTLTPGQLRVAQAIQRTVPTNKRLFVHAVCGAGKTPMLFPGIADALASGRRVLVAAPRADVVRELTRHLKRAFADASIVSLYGGSSDRLELGDITVSTTHQLIHYRNCFDVVILDEVDAFPYRLDRTLHRYVKHAMTKDAALILLSATPSFWHRRFPTVRLMRRYHGYPLPVPKLVVPYSEQIVFDWLARHSTVPRLVFVSRIAELERWQNRFATAGYDVETVHAADSERVEKVQRFRQSTGILLTTTILERGVTIENVQVAILNADQGFSTAALIQISGRVGRSSAYPDGDILFCANDRSDAMYEAIHHIKKANAVRP
- a CDS encoding DegV family protein, with translation MSQIVILTDSTAYLPTTYCEEHQVHVAPLSVIFDGDAYREGFDISVAEFYERIQTGSLPTTSQPNIGDLVSSFEQLPEGTDIIGITLSSGISGTYQALHTINMMVDHVNVHPVDSRISCMPQAFLVQEAVRLRDAGATAETIVQRLETLKEQIRAYFVVDDLEHLQRGGRLSVAQAFVGSFLKIKPVLHFVDGKIVPFEKIRTFKRAVNRIEEMMKEDIRGDGTGYVIGVIHAEDSAKAEAEIAELKALFPQARIEMSVFGPVIGTHLGPGAIGVTWYHAAE